The genomic segment TAATGTCATCATCTGCCTACTGGAGAATGAGAGGAGAAAAGGCTTTTGTGACAAAGACAGCTGTGAACTATACCTTCCCATACCATAAAAATGGTCAACTGTTGTTTGGGCCATGCAAAACTCTGATAAGCAGAAATTAAGCATGTGAATAGACCAATCTCTATTACACATTTACCAGGACGTCCCCAAACTAGAATATCTACACTGAAAGTGCCAATACAGAACAGTGGCAAATCAAGAgagaaatcaaatattaaaagatCACTGCGGCACCAAGACTGACAGCCAGCCATGTGATGAGCCACCTCCGAGAAATACATGGTATAATGGAACTCTGAAcacaaaatttaacattaaaagtGCACCTGAATATTACCAACTAACTTTACAAAACCTACaataaggtaaaatatatatcttttgaaatattcagcagctttctgtattttttttttttaaagatttttttctgagaGGCTCATGAAATTTAAAAGGGACCACTATCTAATTTCAACCATGCTTCACAAAACAATAATGGCTATTTTATATTGCAGTTACCAATGTAATGCAATTAGTGCTTTAAAATAATCtacactcaaaaaagaaaaaaaaaaaaaagagaccgaCCGACCTTTGGAGGAAATATGCTTATTCAAAAGcttcttggaaaagaaaatttaccTGAATATCAAGTCATGACTGATCTCAAGTGTAATGTTTAAAAGCTTCACAGACATGAATATTACAATCTTCAGGTCTCAGGACTTTTAATCTGAGAAAGTTTagagtttggtttgtttttaaattcactttctaaccaaaacaaataatagaagtactcaaattttcactatttacaAGTCTCAGCCTACAATCTGAAATGACACAATACAAGTTCTCTTATTTAAACTGCAGCATTAAAGGGTAGGCACACCATTCTTCTGCTGCTCGATTGTCATCCACTGAAACacacatagaaaatatttatgttagtAAAATGATCACTCCATGTACACTACAATGACAAAATTTACATAACTCATACATCACTTTATAGACTACCACACAGGATTAAACCTCTCTGAACAGTAAAACTACAAAAGTTGAACTTTTAGGGCCAGATTTTTAAATGGGCCTTTAATGATGCCTTTCTGAGAGGGGATAAAAGCAAGCACAAATTAATTGCTCAAAGGACCTTTTTGCAGCAATCTGGGCTACCAAATACCCCAAACGTCAAGCGAAAAGGTACCATGGCTGCAATTAATTGTGTGTGACAAATTATTGAGTGTGGAACAAAGGAGGCATTCCTTCACAAGCTTAGCCCTTTGCTTTCAGCAAACTTTCTATAACTTCCTTCAACTGCAGATGAAAAccatatatttcataaaatatttttattgcaacTTCTAGCTAGGCTAGAAAATATTGCAGAGTCATATACTGCTCTGAACCCAAGCTCCTTTTTCTGTTGAGACTAGAAAGCTAAGAGAAACAGGCTCAGTCATCCACGGATTAAACTGCTACACAAAATAACCAAACCAAAAGAGGAACCCAAGCCCAGGCTATGTCAAGAATGAGCAGTGCATGTATTTCAATAACAGCAATGGTGTGCCTAACCTTTGAACACATAGGTTGCTGAGGGAAAACTATCCTTTACCTAATTAACTGCTCCAAAGTTGCCAGGCAAGAATTTATGCCTTGGGAATATCTGGACCTACTTCTCTTCAATCTCTTAGTATCCATCTGAAATCATCAGCCTCAATTTAATGctccaagttttattttattttacacaaaaactctaatgactttttgtttttggttaagCATTTAGAAGGGCCTGACCACCTTTCTCAGCGGATTAGATAGGGTGTATGTGGTGTGGATTTTGTTTTTGCACCAACAGTAATTTTAATTTGGTCACAAggcaaaattaaatttcatgGGCTTTATTTATCACTTATTCTTGCAAAAAACTGTAGGAAATAAATATTCTGAATTTAATTACTGTAATTTGAAAAGCCCATCTCAAAAAAAGCTTAGATGCTCTTCATGGAGTGCTTATATAAACATGATCTGAAAAGTCCTGAATTGTGTGCTAAATAACCATAAAAATCAGCTAAATATCAGAAAAAGTTAAGTAGGGGATAGAATGCAGGATgcgagagaaaagaaaagaaaagaaaagaaaaagaaagaaagaggaaaaaaaagaaagaaagaaagttgaaagcaacaaattaaataaaaactaaaaaacaacccATCCCCCCTTGTTCTAGTATCTGGATTAAAAGAGAAATTCTGAGCTTGACTGCTGATTGAACTATCATTAGATGTGAAATGCAACCTAAATCATACTAGGTTACCTTggggttgtgttttttttctctcaccacAAACATGGATCCTTCATTCATGTGGATATTTGGGCAGACTACTGAGGCTGTAAAATCTAGACACCACTTTGCAATATTATAATTACTTAAACACACTTCTTTCcttacttctccctttccccaatAAACAGatcttgaatattttaaactaGTTGCTGCAACGACATCCAGTCGTTAGTTAGCACATGATCAAATCTGTAAAAGGTTTTAAGAATACAAAGAAACTTAGTTTGTTAAAATGAGGCATCCTCTATTGTTTTATGTAATGTACCCTGACTGCTCCTGAGTAAGAACGGAGCTCGTCCTCCATGAGATAAGGCTATATCCTCACTTGTTGGTGAGACCAAATTCTACCCttagaaaataccaaataaaattaCAGCAAAGGTAGTGTTACAAAGTAATTAACCAAAGCATTTCTGAAGGTAGTGTGTGCACATTTTCCACCTCCTTTCCCTCTGGGTGAGCACTAAACAGATTGCTGATTTGTTAAGTAAATTTAATAGtgagaagaaaatcataaaatgtaaatTGACCTAAATAATTACGTATCACTGAATAACCAAATTTCTTAAATTCAAAGGTTCATTGttcctaggattttttttctttagtttaatCCTTCAATTAGTTGAAATGTAGAAGAGAAACACAAATGATTTTATAAGATGGCTTTCCAATTTGTAATGATAAAGCTCCCAGTATGACAGAGGTGGTTTCTAAAAgggggcttttttcttttcttttcttttttaaataaaggcaaatataacttaagaaaaaaaaagaaagaaaagcatgcaGGCTCTACAGGCAAGGAGTCCACTTCCATGTATCTGTTCTCTGTGAGGTAACTCAATTCTCTTTTGTAGAGAAACATGCAAAAAGGCCAAACAATATCCCGAGCCATACTgcacatgaaaattttaaaatatgcaacatTCAGAATGCACCTTTCACCTCTGTACACACAAGTCAATGCGAAATCTGCAAAGAAACAAGTGTCACAGTAAATGGAGTCAGGTGTAAGCAATGATAGCTGAACAATGCAGTAGTGCTCACCCAGTTTGTACAGTAATTGGCACTCTACAGTATTCCTACTCATTTTTTGATTCATTTGCACTTTGTGCTGCCTCTCCCTGGGGATCTAATTCAATCTTTACAGAAACATCTGGCCCCTCCGACCtcattaatttcatctttttctttggaGGGTTTTTCAAAGTGCCCAGCCTCTCCTTTACTTTGTACTCCAGTGTACTGTGGGGAATCCCATAAATACTCTGAGCTTTGGAAACACTCATTTTTCCACTCATAACCACTGAGATTGCTTCCTCCAGTATCTCACTGTTGTACTGTCTGTAACGCCCTCTTTTCTTCCGAGGCTGCTTGGAGCCAGGGTCTCCTTCTTGATCCGATGTGGGATATGGCTGTCCAGAGGTAGACTGCTCAGCATCTGAGCCCCAAGAATCGGGTCCAGCATCTAACatgctttttctattttgttttggaaGAATAGCCCTTAACTTTTTACTAAGCGCGCTCTCCGTTTGTGAACCCATTACCAAAGAGCTATAGCTGTACTGATCACCAGTGCGAGACTCCCAAGAAAGATCCATTCCTCGAACTTGTGGTATCTTTAAATCTACAGGAGATGCATGGCTCGCAtccttttttccatcttgttttgCTTGAAGTGCCATTTTTGGAAAGGCAGAGTTTTCTGCAAGAAAAGGAAGGTCACTGATGTTGCTGAGTGCACCATTTCCCCTGAACTTCATACGGCTGAGGTTGAACTCATAATGTGGTTTTGCCCAAGAGGCTTCCCTGGATAATATTAAGTGTTGTCCATGATTCTGTAATCCAGATGGCCCAAGGCTGGCAGCTGTGGACAATTGGTTTCTGCTCAGTAGTTCTTCACTAATCTGCAGGGATCGAGCCAATGGAACTTTGAGTGATGTGGAGTGTCCAAAACCTTCCCTGGTTCCATCCTGTAAGCTTCTTGGAGGTACCCCATCACCACTCCGAAGTCCGTCTGGGCGGTACTGGCTGGGTCTCCCAGGTCGCCTAATTGGATGGAAGGAAACTGATGTGAGCAGGACTTGCACAGGTAGGGAGGGATGGGTGAGGGGACCACTCCTTTATTAGAAGGCCTTGCTTGGGTAACATCactttgtgttatttatttatttttctctaaaattaaaaaaaaaagtggtctcGGCAGTTAGTTTTAGAACTTgttcacaaaaaaagaaaaaggaaaaaagaaaaaaaaaaaccaggagctTTTTgggcaaagaaaaattaaacctGTCAGCTGGTCTCTGGTTGGGTTCACAAATTTTCGGAGAAAAAGTTTCGCGCAACTGTCTGAAAATAGCACCTTAATTATTAATTACAAAGTAATCATCAAGTCTCCATAGATCTACACAGAATTGTGTTACCAATGTGACGTTACCACTAAACAAGTACAGTAATAAAAGAGTAagccaaattatttattttaatgtaacatATTCAACATTCATGACAA from the Halichoerus grypus chromosome 7, mHalGry1.hap1.1, whole genome shotgun sequence genome contains:
- the LCOR gene encoding ligand-dependent corepressor isoform X4 yields the protein MAAGGSGCTSSAGGGGGGGRGVNPRRSGRCVCICVRSRFPLCGGRRDHKGLTHIFNPPPKRFESILEGLFGPALLKDLSLFKDSEPENISDWTFDENCLFCCLRRDKVKGHLVGLDEPASGAGQEALLKQEQAKIIRFERQAEEFLNAVFYRKDSPWVSDPNIPLVAREIMQRMIQQFAAEYTSKNSSTQDPSQPNSTKNQSLPKASPVTTSPTAATTQNPVLSKLLMADQDSPLDLTVRKSQSEPSEQDGVLDLSTKKSPCAGSTSLSHSPGCSSTQGNGRPGRPSQYRPDGLRSGDGVPPRSLQDGTREGFGHSTSLKVPLARSLQISEELLSRNQLSTAASLGPSGLQNHGQHLILSREASWAKPHYEFNLSRMKFRGNGALSNISDLPFLAENSAFPKMALQAKQDGKKDASHASPVDLKIPQVRGMDLSWESRTGDQYSYSSLVMGSQTESALSKKLRAILPKQNRKSMLDAGPDSWGSDAEQSTSGQPYPTSDQEGDPGSKQPRKKRGRYRQYNSEILEEAISVVMSGKMSVSKAQSIYGIPHSTLEYKVKERLGTLKNPPKKKMKLMRSEGPDVSVKIELDPQGEAAQSANESKNE